The following are from one region of the Paenalkalicoccus suaedae genome:
- the prsW gene encoding glutamic-type intramembrane protease PrsW: protein MLTIITAAIAPAVALLSFFYLKDDFEQEPVYLVVRSFIFGAILVFPILFIQYVLSVEAPTSSVIIDTFFYVAFTEEFFKWFILLITIFFHAEFNQRYDGIVYATAVGLGFASVENIFYIATNGLDTAIFRAIFPVTSHALFGVVMGYYFGLAKFHAKRRIFYLALAFIIPYLLHSSYNFILVSVNRWIYLLVPFMIFLWIFAMRKVKKANAHLMY, encoded by the coding sequence ATGTTAACTATTATAACAGCAGCGATAGCTCCTGCAGTAGCATTATTGTCCTTCTTTTATTTGAAAGATGATTTTGAGCAGGAGCCTGTTTATTTAGTAGTACGTTCATTTATTTTCGGAGCCATATTAGTGTTCCCAATTCTCTTTATTCAATATGTACTATCCGTTGAAGCTCCAACTTCATCCGTCATTATTGATACATTTTTCTATGTCGCTTTTACAGAAGAATTTTTCAAGTGGTTTATTTTACTAATAACTATTTTCTTTCACGCTGAATTTAATCAGCGTTACGATGGAATTGTATATGCAACTGCTGTTGGATTAGGATTTGCATCCGTCGAAAATATCTTTTATATTGCTACTAATGGACTTGATACAGCTATTTTTCGTGCAATATTCCCTGTAACAAGCCATGCTCTGTTTGGAGTAGTAATGGGGTATTATTTTGGCTTAGCAAAATTTCACGCTAAAAGACGTATTTTCTATCTGGCATTAGCCTTTATTATTCCTTATCTTTTACATAGTTCCTATAATTTTATTTTAGTCAGTGTGAATCGTTGGATTTATTTGCTCGTACCCTTTATGATTTTCTTATGGATCTTTGCTATGAGGAAAGTGAAGAAAGCAAATGCGCACCTAATGTATTAA
- the sleB gene encoding spore cortex-lytic enzyme — protein sequence MKNGGQRMKVLLSTIVFISLLLVGSTQAFAFSDQVIQQGATGDDVVELQARMQYNGYYDGVIDGVFGWDTYWSVKNFQEQFGLEVDGLVGEKMKDMLVKATDYDEAFVKKSLEEGRRFTHYGTTPKEIQKGPKGSADQSKESTRNQETKQPEESPQTPSDAPQTPPQAPEPPDSPEESQANPPNEQPIEEAEPAPEDSPEPAEPDVGAARQTPRGYTENDIRMMAQAVYGEARGEPYVGQVAVAAVILNRVNSPIFPDSVNGVIFEPRAFTAVADGQIWLEPNQQSRNAVIDAINGQDPTGNAIYYFNPDTATSGWIWTRPQIKRIGKHIFCH from the coding sequence ATGAAGAATGGAGGTCAAAGGATGAAAGTCTTACTGAGTACGATCGTATTTATTAGTTTATTACTTGTTGGAAGTACGCAAGCTTTTGCTTTCTCTGATCAGGTCATTCAACAAGGAGCAACTGGCGATGATGTTGTAGAGCTCCAAGCAAGAATGCAGTATAACGGGTACTATGATGGTGTTATTGATGGAGTTTTTGGATGGGATACGTATTGGTCCGTCAAAAACTTTCAAGAGCAGTTTGGACTTGAGGTAGATGGACTAGTCGGTGAAAAAATGAAGGATATGCTTGTAAAAGCAACTGACTATGACGAAGCATTCGTTAAAAAGAGTCTTGAAGAAGGAAGAAGATTTACTCATTACGGAACCACTCCAAAAGAAATCCAAAAAGGTCCGAAAGGTAGCGCGGATCAATCAAAAGAATCTACTCGTAACCAAGAGACAAAACAGCCCGAGGAATCACCGCAGACTCCAAGTGATGCTCCACAAACTCCTCCACAAGCACCCGAACCCCCAGACTCCCCAGAGGAATCGCAAGCTAATCCTCCAAACGAGCAGCCAATCGAAGAAGCCGAGCCAGCGCCAGAAGACTCCCCAGAACCAGCTGAACCAGATGTCGGAGCAGCTAGACAAACTCCAAGAGGCTATACAGAAAATGATATTCGAATGATGGCTCAAGCTGTTTATGGCGAAGCAAGAGGTGAACCGTATGTCGGGCAAGTAGCTGTGGCAGCGGTAATCTTAAATCGAGTTAATAGCCCTATTTTCCCTGACTCAGTTAATGGCGTTATATTTGAACCGAGAGCATTTACGGCAGTAGCTGATGGTCAAATTTGGCTGGAGCCTAATCAGCAATCGAGAAATGCTGTTATTGATGCGATAAATGGGCAGGATCCGACGGGAAATGCTATTTATTACTTTAACCCAGATACTGCTACATCAGGTTGGATTTGGACTCGTCCACAAATTAAACGAATCGGTAAACATATTTTCTGTCACTAG
- the ypeB gene encoding germination protein YpeB: protein MVRTVIIGILSVALIYAVIIGVQAEDARAGMAERAETGYQRAFHDLAYQVDRLHDELGTAVVSNSKDQLSPSLARVWNIATEAKDDLAQLPTRALPYHDMEAYLTDVSTFAYQHAVHDQDNKELSDESTEALESYYQKSKILQEDLRSMQSEVLQSELHFLNAAEETDEEISGGFKNIHQHLQVDESEKQVAGALDEEISKHLTGEEVTDREAVKIARKLLQRDELRPQSIEETMDGLAYSAYSLTLEEDGGTIMMDVTKVGGHPLWMIDQREIGETSFSLHEGQKTASEFAQRAGFKDVEVVASNQYENKGYYTFVPVRDDVRYYDEQVVVEVGLDTNELVAFEALPYYAHAKEAVDVKPVLSEAEAVKKLQPNVEVRETNEAVIENELGEVVRCYEFIVTSNGETYRMFINAETGQEERVEMMGKPDPIYK from the coding sequence ATGGTTCGCACGGTAATAATAGGAATACTTAGCGTGGCTTTAATATATGCTGTCATTATAGGTGTACAAGCTGAGGATGCAAGAGCTGGAATGGCAGAACGAGCTGAAACAGGCTACCAACGAGCATTTCACGATTTAGCCTATCAGGTAGATAGACTCCATGATGAGCTAGGCACAGCTGTCGTCTCCAATTCGAAGGATCAGCTGTCGCCATCTCTTGCCAGGGTATGGAATATCGCGACGGAGGCTAAGGATGATTTAGCGCAGTTACCGACAAGAGCTTTACCATATCACGATATGGAGGCATATTTAACAGACGTCTCCACATTCGCTTATCAACATGCGGTGCACGATCAGGATAATAAGGAACTGTCGGATGAGAGTACAGAAGCACTTGAGTCGTATTATCAAAAGTCAAAAATACTTCAAGAGGACTTAAGAAGTATGCAATCGGAGGTGCTTCAGTCTGAGCTACACTTTTTAAACGCCGCCGAAGAAACAGACGAAGAAATAAGCGGTGGATTTAAAAATATTCATCAGCACTTGCAAGTCGATGAATCTGAAAAGCAAGTTGCAGGGGCTCTTGACGAAGAAATAAGTAAACACTTAACGGGGGAGGAGGTCACAGACAGAGAGGCAGTTAAAATCGCCAGAAAACTGCTTCAACGAGACGAGCTTAGACCTCAGTCTATTGAAGAAACAATGGATGGACTAGCATATTCGGCATATTCACTTACTCTAGAAGAGGATGGTGGGACGATTATGATGGATGTCACAAAAGTTGGTGGTCACCCTCTCTGGATGATTGATCAGCGTGAAATTGGTGAAACGTCGTTTAGCTTACATGAAGGACAAAAAACCGCTTCAGAATTCGCTCAACGTGCAGGCTTTAAGGATGTGGAAGTGGTGGCAAGTAACCAATATGAGAACAAAGGTTACTACACGTTTGTTCCTGTTAGAGATGATGTTAGATACTATGATGAACAAGTTGTAGTAGAAGTAGGTCTCGATACAAATGAACTTGTAGCCTTTGAGGCACTTCCTTATTATGCTCACGCGAAAGAAGCGGTTGATGTAAAGCCTGTATTATCAGAAGCTGAGGCGGTTAAAAAATTACAACCAAACGTAGAGGTTCGTGAGACAAATGAAGCTGTTATCGAAAATGAGCTAGGAGAAGTCGTGAGGTGTTACGAATTTATCGTCACTTCAAATGGAGAGACATACCGAATGTTCATAAATGCGGAGACTGGTCAAGAAGAACGCGTGGAAATGATGGGTAAACCAGACCCTATTTATAAATAA
- a CDS encoding flagellar brake protein, which translates to MIKIGNVLQLEMRDEEGLKKYRSKLLDHEASKLYIDFPVSEETEKPKFFLEGTAFSITTVGADGAVYSFETEVIGREKRNMPMLVLKDPGRENYTRTQRREFVRVDCFLDTAVYSFDGSFKPFTSTTIDLSAGGSAITLPKDISINKHDKVKLWLSLPFRDNQAEYIEVHAEAIRTYEEHGSLKGSFKFVDLIEGTRQTIVRYCYERQRELKNKLQ; encoded by the coding sequence TTGATTAAAATAGGAAATGTTTTGCAGTTGGAAATGAGAGATGAAGAAGGATTAAAGAAATACAGGAGTAAACTGTTAGATCATGAAGCATCAAAGCTCTATATCGATTTCCCAGTATCTGAGGAGACAGAGAAGCCTAAATTCTTTCTTGAAGGTACTGCTTTCTCTATTACGACGGTAGGTGCAGATGGAGCCGTCTATTCATTCGAAACAGAAGTAATTGGGCGTGAGAAGCGCAATATGCCCATGCTTGTATTAAAGGATCCGGGTCGAGAAAATTACACGCGTACGCAACGACGAGAGTTTGTTCGTGTGGATTGCTTTTTAGACACTGCTGTCTATAGTTTTGATGGATCATTTAAACCTTTCACTTCTACTACTATAGATTTGAGTGCAGGTGGCTCTGCAATCACTCTTCCAAAAGATATTTCAATTAATAAGCATGATAAAGTGAAGCTTTGGCTTTCTCTACCATTTAGAGACAATCAAGCGGAGTACATCGAAGTTCATGCAGAAGCCATCCGTACATATGAGGAGCATGGGAGTTTAAAGGGCTCGTTCAAATTCGTTGATCTGATCGAAGGAACGAGACAAACAATCGTTAGGTATTGCTACGAGAGACAGCGCGAGCTTAAGAATAAGCTCCAATAA
- the cmk gene encoding (d)CMP kinase produces the protein MEVKINIAIDGPAGAGKSTVAKKLAQRFNYVYVDTGAMYRAITWLAIQTNTDFHNEEELYALLTSTSLNMKNGANGELVLLVNNKEVTEEIRSAEVTGNVSYVAKHPKIRQEMVHKQQEIAESKGTVMDGRDIGTAVLPKAEVKFFLTASVTERAKRRHEEQVKKGMDSDYDTLVKDIAKRDKIDSEREVAPLKKAEDAMEVDTTSMSIDEVVDFLYHATVKRVGQ, from the coding sequence ATGGAAGTAAAAATTAATATTGCAATCGATGGGCCGGCTGGCGCTGGAAAGAGCACGGTAGCCAAAAAGCTTGCTCAGCGATTTAACTATGTGTACGTTGATACAGGAGCGATGTATCGAGCGATCACGTGGCTAGCTATTCAAACTAACACAGATTTTCATAACGAAGAAGAATTGTATGCACTACTTACAAGCACTTCTTTAAATATGAAAAATGGAGCTAACGGAGAACTTGTGTTACTTGTTAACAATAAAGAAGTAACAGAAGAAATTCGTTCTGCAGAAGTTACTGGAAACGTGTCCTATGTGGCAAAGCACCCAAAGATTCGACAGGAAATGGTACATAAACAGCAGGAGATAGCTGAATCAAAAGGTACTGTTATGGATGGTCGGGACATTGGAACAGCTGTTTTGCCTAAAGCAGAAGTAAAATTTTTCTTAACCGCTAGCGTGACAGAAAGAGCAAAACGTCGTCACGAGGAGCAGGTTAAAAAAGGAATGGACTCCGACTACGATACGCTCGTTAAAGATATAGCAAAACGAGATAAAATTGATTCGGAGAGGGAGGTTGCTCCTCTTAAAAAGGCAGAGGATGCTATGGAGGTTGATACAACTTCCATGTCTATTGATGAAGTTGTAGACTTCTTGTATCACGCGACAGTAAAGAGGGTTGGACAATGA
- a CDS encoding lysophospholipid acyltransferase family protein: protein MKLYAFGQFICRTFFRLFFRPKVIGKENIPSDKGVLLCSNHIHYLDPPFVGAFLKRQTRFMAKAELFTLPILKTLLPKLGAFPIKRGASDRQAMRTGLKLLRDNDMIGVFPEGTRSKDGVLKPGLAGVGFFALRSEADVIPAAIIGSYKPFSTLKVIYGKPVDMQSLREEKKSPEEVTVVIMGAIQSLLDEHRH from the coding sequence ATGAAACTATATGCATTTGGACAGTTTATTTGTCGCACGTTTTTCCGACTATTTTTCCGTCCTAAAGTGATAGGGAAAGAAAACATTCCAAGTGATAAGGGTGTCTTACTTTGTAGCAATCATATTCACTACTTAGATCCTCCATTTGTTGGTGCATTTTTAAAAAGACAAACGAGGTTTATGGCAAAAGCAGAGCTATTCACGTTGCCGATCTTAAAAACACTTCTCCCTAAATTGGGTGCTTTTCCAATTAAACGCGGAGCAAGTGACAGACAAGCAATGCGTACTGGTTTAAAATTACTGCGAGATAATGATATGATTGGAGTGTTCCCTGAAGGAACAAGAAGTAAAGACGGTGTATTAAAGCCTGGTCTTGCTGGAGTTGGTTTTTTTGCACTTCGATCAGAGGCAGATGTTATCCCAGCAGCTATTATTGGATCTTACAAGCCTTTTTCAACACTTAAAGTCATCTATGGTAAGCCCGTTGATATGCAATCACTTCGTGAGGAAAAAAAATCCCCAGAAGAAGTGACAGTTGTAATCATGGGAGCAATACAGTCACTGCTAGACGAACACCGACATTAG